The sequence atatgtCACCAATGGGACAGTTTATGGGATATGTTGATAGAGAtctgaacttaattaaattatacaataataataaaaaagaaataaatagatCTACCGACTTATGAACTCTGAACCCAATAGATGCTCACTGTTTGTGAACTGGATGATTGATAGCAAGTTGGCTCGACTGCTAGACCATGTTGTTTTCTATCTGTAGTTTCAAACTACCGCGCCAAAGAGTTGCTACATGAGACCTCCTGGAGGTATCCTTGCTCCTGGGGAAATCCTCATTGCTACTGGTAATTATTTTCGACATACTTTTGCCGGCACTTATCACTAGTCCATACTGATTAtaaatcttcaattctcaaATCCTGATGGGCATGGAGTGAACCAAGTTGTGTTCTTTATCAACAGTGTTCAAGTTTGTGGAGCATCCAGAGAACAATGAAAAGCCTATAAATCAGAAGAGCAGGGTTAAGTTCAAGATGATGAGTCTTAAGGTGAGAGAAGGAACAGATTACGTGCCAGAATTGGTAAGTGAAATGCCTACTAGCTATGTTGTCCATGAATCGTTTGGTGATGACAGTCATTTCAAGTGTAAAATACTTGACGCAATTATTGAATTGTTGTTGAGCTATGTGAATGTGGCAGTAAGTTCATTTAAAGGGCCCTTACTGGTTCGCCGTTTTCTGCTATAATGATTGAAAGATTTCTGATGTTCAAGATTTACTCATTTAATCTAACACTTCTCCACTTCTTTTTACCTCATTTCTTACATGATGCGACATTTTGAATTTTTCGAGTCCTGTTGTTTTTTTAATAGCAGTTTTATTTAGGTTTTGGTTTATAGTTCGTGGATTATGTATTGTGAAGCTTCCAATACTTGCTTCGGGTTTATTTCATGGTCTCAATTCTTGTGTATTCTGTTGAGTTTATGCCTGGTCATCGTTATTTAGCAAGATTTTACGATAATCCACAACACTAAACTTTTAGAGTGCATTTTGTTGAAGAGTTTGGGAAAAATCTGTTGTGGAATAAAAAGTTGATCAAAGTAATATCAATGTGTACTCACACTTATCATCTATCATAGAATAGTTATGTACGTTTTTAATTGGTCATATCCGGAAAAATAATAACTAACCTTGTCAAGAAATTTACCTGCATGAGGTATTCTTGTCAATTCAACATTTGTTCCATGTTGCCTCTCTAAATGGATCACTGTTGGCAGCTGACCTTCACTGGTTTCAAGTATATGTGCACGGTTATTTGAAATAATGTACGTCTTGATACATGAGAAGGTAGCCAGTATGCATGTTGAGAATATTAAAACCTCTGTTTCCCATACGAGTTGGTTTGAATTTTTCTGCAGTTTGATGAACAAAGGGATCAAGTGACCGTGGAGCGTATTTTGCGAGTTGTATTCTTGGATCCAGAGAGCCCTAATCCTGTAAACCACGGTTTTCATCATTTCATGttacgttttttttttgtttcggtTTTGCTCATCTTTGCATCTAATGGAATCCTTTCGTGAATCTAGGCGCTTGAAAAACTGAAGCGTCAGTTAGCTGAAGCTGATGCTGCGATAGAAACTCGGAAAAAGCCTCCAGCTGCCACAGCTGCAGGAATGGTAGGGGAAGGCCTTGTTATAGATGAATGGGTAAGTAACAACGTTGTGTTTCCCCGTTTGTGTTTTAGTATAACTTCGATACTATTTTTCATCTGTTACTATTATGCAGTGCAGCAATTTTAATCTTTTTCGTGATCTTTGTTGTTTCAGAAAGAGCGGAGGGAGAAATATCTTGCACGGCAGCAGGTTGAAGCTGTAGATGCTGCTTAGCATTGGTCGTTCTTCGGTCATCTGATCTCTCCGTTCAGTGGAATGCTTGGATATTTCCAACTCGATCTTTGTTTAGTTTGTGGGATGTACCGGAAGTAAAATGTTCCAAATTTGTAAATTGAGTCGAGATCATTGTTTGTGTGGCAACATTAAACTGTCACAAAAAAAATGATCCTTTTTGTCATTCATTTTTGCCTGTAaatattgttttgtttttgcaAGATCAATTATTGTTCTTCCAGTCAATTCCAACAATCATGTCAAGTAAAAGAGGATACGGCTTTCTTTGTTTGCCGCGGGTATAAATGTAGATCGCAGCATTCAAAGAAAGCTTCTATTTTCCCCTTCAGTGATATAAATTGACAATGAAAAAGAACACTCGCGGTAGCAGAGGCACTTTCTAATCAATGCTGAGAGCAGCAAGGCCaaatcaataaaacaaaataataaaaagagaaCCACAACTGAACTATATACAAAGAAAAAGTGGGAAATTGAATTGAATCAGCAGCTAACACATAAAACCATGGGCGATTAGCTGCTGCTTAAAGAGGCGTATGCAATGATGTAATAATAAATCATATGTTCTCCGGCAACTGAAATTTCTGCGAGCCAAAGATCTGATGAGACGCACTTTCCACGAAGACGGCAACCCCACATTTGGCGGCATTGAAACCTTCCCACAGGGGAAAATTGACGGTCCCGGAGATGGTTTTCTTCGCGGCGATGTCCTTGACGGAGCAGAGCTTCTCCAGCCTTCGGACGACGTAATCATTGGCCAAAACTCTGCCTTTGTTGGGGCCGTTGGGACAATCCGTTACTAAGCTGCATTCGAACAAAGCAACCATAACATTGACACCTTGGTGATCCACTTTTGTCCTCAGAGATCCTGTCAACGAAACTTGTAATGAATCCGATGATGGCTTCTGGAACGTCGCCTGTCAGGGgaagaaaaaacaaaaagaaaaaggaatttTCAATATGTAGATacagtatgtatatatatgtttgaatgGATATTTACAGAGCAATTGGCCCTGGATTTTTACCTGGAACGCGGGAGAAGTAAATCGGGGTGCGTCTGAAATGGCGGATATAAGCGATTCTGAATCATCACCCACACATTGAGCCGTCCCCTGGATCACGATTTGGGGCGTGAACATGGTATCAAGATTAAGGGTTTCGACGTAGGCCTTTTGCCTGACGGTCCACTGGCTAGACCCGAACGGATCCTTCCAACCCATGTAATCCCAGTAATCTACATGGTAGGCCAACAATATCAACGGCACATCGAGGTTGAAATCGCCCCTCCCCAGCCGTGAAAAGAGCAGCTCCGCCTCCGGAGATGTGGCGCAGCCCTGTGACGTGAAGAGCTCGACCACCACTGGGCCACCTCTCCGCTGCTCCTCCGTCGTCACGTCTGCCGTCACATTGTCATCGTGACGGGAGGCGGTGGCGGATTTCCCGAAACAGCTGAAGAGACGGCGCGCCATCTCCGACGTGAGCTCGGTCTTGTAGGCCTCTTCTCTGTTACCTAGTTCCTCTGGTGAAAGATGGATATAGATAGAGAGATGGGAGAGGGAAAATGTGAGTGAAATGATGAATGGAAGAGAAATAAAGCGTCGGAGATATTGTGAGAGAAGAGCAAAAAATGGTGGCGAAGAGTGAAAAATGGCGAATAAAATGGTGAGAAATGCCTGGATACGCgttgtatatatgtatgtatgtactAGTGTTTTATGATATGTTTCATCAtgcagatatatattttatatatttccaAAGTTAATTAATGAAGAGgttaaatttaaatcatgtttTCTTTGAGTATGtctaattattgttttattgtatataaaatttaaaagaaagtCTATATACGCAACGCAAGGGACAGGTGGGATCCTAGGTGCTGGTGCAGTTGGTTCATCAGAGTTGGTCACACGTTGTTTGTCAAAATTGGGTGGGTTGCATTTGTCGGAGCTGTATATACTTTATGATAGAAGAGTAGgttaattagattttaataagtGTTTATATTCATGAATATAGATAGATTTTATGTATATCTGAAATCAGAATTTAACATAAaaagttatatttttttattggtaGTGTCGAAGCGAAGATCaatctaaaaaaaattgattgctgagacaaaatttttatttatgtataatataaatatataattctcTTAAGATGAATCATGAATCATAATACTATTTAATATTGCGGTGTTTGAGTTGGATATCAACGTAAATTGACAGCAAATCCTACCCATACATGATTACGACAATTACTATTTCTTTGTGAGAGAACAATTTGACtatttcccaaaaaaaaaaaaatgcaagattatattattcaagaattatcattttttaaaatgtattcttatttattttatagaattttaaatttcaagAATATTCTATTGATcgctattaaatattaattataggtCATTTCTTTATCCGTCAAAATAAAGTTTCAGTTAAAATGTGTGTTCCAAATTTTTAACGTCGAAACTCGAAATGACCCAAACACCACAGGAGCCCACTAATTTGCACTATTtgcaatgaaaatatttaaaatttaataaaggtATGATAGACGTGGGcaaaaacaatcaaacaaacaaACAGCATTAATTGTTGAAAATtattatctatatctatatatctatatatatatatatatataagtgtgGATAAAGGGCATTGTTTTCCAATTGTGCATTGACAAAAATACACTTCTATCCACACTTCTATGTTTGTTTATTAAAAATAagagaaaaatttaatttagtaTACGAACTATTGGttaaatgtcaaattggtacacAAACTTTTGTTAATGGCTTAATTGATACATGTCTGTCGGATTTCGGTTAATTTCCGGTGATATTTATGTAAAATGTCCAATTTTCCCTTTATTAcaaaaaatgcatattttatttttgattttaattagatatatttgtatattatattttatacttaaaaattgatttgattaaaaaatttatttgtatataatatttattatattagataGATTATATTTTTCAACGAAAATTAttagataaattatattaaggtataaaatatctaaataattgtaaataaataaattgataccatagaaaataaataaatatttttacctataattttgatttttgtataCATAATTTTCTcgataatattttgaaaaaatatattaaataaatagtgattgtgataaaatatttttaaatattttaactatttaaaactttattaatatatattttaataaaaatattacgtAAATTctactaaaaattaattttaattttcaaatcatATTTATAAGAAAAACTCATCGAAACACCAATTAAACTTCGTTATAACGTGTCACATATTTTTTaatcaacaaaatttaattGCATTAGTCCGAGTGTTTTCCAGTGCGCACCAAAAGATGGCGGCTGCGGGTTTTcacgtcataaaaaaataaaaaaattgaaagtttaTTTAAACACAATAATTTTATAAGAGAACACGactaataaaaaattgaaagtcGTTCTCGATTTTTATTACAGAGAAAAATGATGAAGCTAGTTTTGaaactaaaataatattaatgttttaattaatttgtatcaTCAAAATACTATTGTAACACccgttatttttaattacataaatccgcctgcataattaggatatttaattatttaaatttatgatttatgggttaaataattatgtgaattatttatgcatgatttaatttatttttaagcatttaacccataattagtgaattttatgatttttagtatttttattatttaatcgcgtagacgggaccgtggacggacgagatgacaactttttagccaaattattttatgagcctttttagagtcttaaaatattattttgagttttattaccccaaaattttaagtatttaatttttagttaattttaggggtcatttttatccaaaattagtcaaaatattgactttttagtatttttaaaattcccctaaaattatatttcgagatttttaattaggttatcagatttttttttagagtttaagttgtttattatttagttttaaaacctctttatttaattagttagcttatattttaattaaaccaAAAATTTAACCTATTCTACCCAAAACCCTAAGCTAGCCGACCTCCTTTCTCTCCCACTCAGCCGTCACCCTCCAtacttcttcttcatcatcggCCACCACCATCCTAGGAGTTTTAGCCGTGAACTTTCTAGCTCGAGGTCCTCCGGTCGttgtcccgtcgtcccgaagcccgtcgtACACGTTTCAAACTCTACAAACCCGTATTAAGGCATGTTTCTTTCTATCTTTCACATCTATATCAGTGCATGTATGAGTGCGAGAGCTTATCATCAGAACATGAGATTTTTTGACAGCAAGTTCGATTTTTCCATCTTTTAtgctttcgattttttttttttttgacttgtTTGATTCATGCTCCCG comes from Henckelia pumila isolate YLH828 chromosome 4, ASM3356847v2, whole genome shotgun sequence and encodes:
- the LOC140860852 gene encoding vesicle-associated protein 4-1-like isoform X1 translates to MAAAQSHHHKRWRLCPLWTHHRNAAITRSSSVSSVARSILPARRRLRLDPSKNLYFPYEPGKQARSAVWIKNSSKSHVAFKFQTTAPKSCYMRPPGGILAPGEILIATVFKFVEHPENNEKPINQKSRVKFKMMSLKVREGTDYVPELFDEQRDQVTVERILRVVFLDPESPNPALEKLKRQLAEADAAIETRKKPPAATAAGMVGEGLVIDEWKERREKYLARQQVEAVDAA
- the LOC140860852 gene encoding vesicle-associated protein 4-1-like isoform X2 gives rise to the protein MAAAQSHHHKRWRLCPLWTHHRNAAITRSSSVSSVARSILPARRRLRLDPSKNLYFPYEPGKQARSAVWIKNSSKSHVAFKFQTTAPKSCYMRPPGGILAPGEILIATVFKFVEHPENNEKPINQKSRVKFKMMSLKFDEQRDQVTVERILRVVFLDPESPNPALEKLKRQLAEADAAIETRKKPPAATAAGMVGEGLVIDEWKERREKYLARQQVEAVDAA
- the LOC140860851 gene encoding uncharacterized protein, producing the protein MARRLFSCFGKSATASRHDDNVTADVTTEEQRRGGPVVVELFTSQGCATSPEAELLFSRLGRGDFNLDVPLILLAYHVDYWDYMGWKDPFGSSQWTVRQKAYVETLNLDTMFTPQIVIQGTAQCVGDDSESLISAISDAPRFTSPAFQATFQKPSSDSLQVSLTGSLRTKVDHQGVNVMVALFECSLVTDCPNGPNKGRVLANDYVVRRLEKLCSVKDIAAKKTISGTVNFPLWEGFNAAKCGVAVFVESASHQIFGSQKFQLPENI